One Dialister invisus DSM 15470 genomic region harbors:
- the bioF gene encoding 8-amino-7-oxononanoate synthase, translating into MKPENIFSALSALRQEGRLRQVQDLRMETASLGVDREGKRYIVFNSNDYLGMTHAKEVQEAAAKAVRFGTGSGGARLTSGAAFELSNLEKEIADFKHTEDAVIFNTGYMANLGVLYALAGKGDVIFSDELNHASIVDGCRISKAETTVYRHSDMADLERLLQTVPCEGQRFIVTDGVFSMDGDICPLPALAALKKDYRACLIVDDAHASGVIGRTGRGTAEYFRMAGIDVQVGTLSKAFGAEGGYIAASREICDYLRNTSRPFIFSTAISAVTGAAALAALRLLKAAPEKYLGRLRENTAYMRNLLTETGVGIAAGDTPIIPVAVGDEKEALATAEACRKEGILLSAIRPPSVPVGTSRIRLTVTAMHTKEEMKKAAAILIRHWRSK; encoded by the coding sequence CAGGCAGGTGCAGGATCTGCGCATGGAAACGGCGTCTCTCGGTGTAGATCGTGAAGGAAAGCGGTATATCGTTTTCAATTCCAATGATTACCTGGGCATGACCCATGCGAAGGAAGTACAGGAGGCGGCGGCGAAAGCGGTTCGTTTCGGTACGGGAAGCGGCGGGGCGCGTCTTACCTCGGGGGCGGCTTTTGAGTTATCCAATTTGGAAAAGGAAATAGCCGATTTCAAACATACCGAAGACGCAGTCATCTTCAATACAGGATACATGGCGAATCTGGGAGTGCTGTATGCGCTTGCCGGAAAGGGAGATGTCATTTTCAGTGATGAACTGAATCATGCGAGTATTGTCGACGGATGCCGTATATCAAAAGCCGAAACGACAGTCTACAGGCACAGCGATATGGCGGATCTGGAAAGACTGCTGCAGACCGTTCCCTGCGAAGGGCAGCGCTTCATTGTGACGGACGGCGTATTCAGCATGGATGGGGATATTTGTCCGCTGCCCGCTCTGGCGGCACTGAAGAAGGACTACAGGGCCTGTCTCATCGTGGATGACGCCCATGCATCGGGTGTCATTGGCAGAACCGGCCGGGGAACGGCGGAGTACTTCCGTATGGCAGGGATCGACGTGCAGGTGGGGACCTTGTCGAAAGCTTTCGGTGCGGAAGGGGGATACATCGCGGCAAGCCGGGAAATTTGCGACTATCTGCGGAATACATCGCGGCCTTTTATTTTCTCCACAGCCATTTCCGCGGTCACGGGAGCGGCGGCCTTAGCGGCTCTTCGCTTGTTAAAAGCGGCCCCGGAGAAATATCTGGGCCGTCTTCGTGAGAACACGGCTTATATGCGAAATCTCCTGACAGAAACAGGAGTGGGCATTGCTGCAGGGGATACGCCCATCATTCCGGTGGCGGTGGGAGATGAAAAAGAGGCGCTCGCAACGGCGGAAGCATGCAGGAAAGAAGGAATCCTGCTGTCCGCCATCCGTCCGCCATCCGTACCCGTGGGAACAAGCCGCATCCGATTGACGGTAACGGCGATGCATACAAAAGAAGAAATGAAAAAAGCAGCAGCTATTTTAATCAGACATTGGAGGTCAAAATGA
- the lonC gene encoding Lon family ATP-dependent protease, producing the protein MEDIKDLMDRLKKRIISGGAADKPELKRRLDVIYEIYAGAVGPEELIVRASRYGALKYIHHENLKKRLLGIERLVFESREYTEEPQEGEIPAILDRLEDRLAELLARRAVEERLERKISERLEEKHKEYVDEVKRELLEEDEDDVETAQSRHKMEKLEALDKISLTKTVMNVVKPGTLSEIVGQNDAVKALASKIASPYPQHLILYGPPGVGKTTAARLVLEEAKKTAWSAFGENAPFVECDGTTLRWDSRDITNPLIGSVHDPIYQGAQRELADDGIPEPKPGLVTDAHGGILFIDEIGELDPILLNKLLKVLEDKRVPFESAYYDEENPYVPAYIKKLFRDGAPADFILIGATTREPQEINPAIRSRCAEVFFEPLRPEDVETIVKNAAEKLKVSLEDGVAEMISEYTMEGRKAVNLLADAYSLVVYEAGGAGKNFISREIMRRTARGSRLTVSHHKMASDVPEVGHVFGLGVSGFSGSTIEIEAAAYPAKEAGKGTLHFNNTAGSMAKDSVATAASVVRRLTDKNLGDYDLHVNVIGGGNVDGPSAGCAVTAAIISAVEQKPLRQDWAVTGEISLSGEIKPVGGVYEKAFGAHQAGMKGLIIPAENKEDIGETHFGMEVAAVRTIDDVLDKILVK; encoded by the coding sequence ATGGAAGATATAAAGGATTTAATGGATCGTTTGAAGAAACGCATTATCAGCGGCGGCGCAGCGGATAAACCGGAACTGAAAAGGCGTCTGGATGTGATTTATGAAATCTATGCCGGCGCTGTTGGTCCGGAAGAACTGATTGTCCGCGCAAGCCGCTATGGCGCATTGAAATATATTCATCATGAAAATCTGAAGAAACGCCTTTTGGGGATTGAGCGGCTGGTTTTTGAGAGCAGGGAGTATACCGAAGAACCGCAGGAGGGAGAAATTCCTGCTATTCTTGACCGGCTGGAAGATCGTTTGGCGGAACTCCTGGCACGCCGGGCGGTGGAGGAGCGTCTGGAGAGGAAGATTTCTGAACGCCTGGAAGAAAAGCATAAAGAATATGTGGATGAAGTGAAGCGCGAACTTTTGGAAGAAGACGAAGACGATGTGGAAACAGCACAGAGCCGGCATAAAATGGAAAAGCTGGAAGCTTTGGATAAAATCAGTTTGACGAAAACGGTCATGAATGTGGTAAAGCCGGGCACCCTGTCGGAAATTGTCGGGCAAAATGACGCAGTGAAAGCATTGGCATCCAAAATCGCTTCTCCCTATCCCCAGCATTTAATTCTTTACGGACCGCCCGGTGTGGGGAAGACGACGGCCGCCCGTCTTGTCCTTGAGGAAGCAAAGAAAACGGCCTGGTCAGCATTCGGAGAGAATGCGCCTTTTGTGGAATGCGACGGTACGACGCTCCGCTGGGACAGCCGTGATATTACGAATCCTCTTATTGGTTCCGTCCATGATCCTATTTACCAAGGCGCGCAGAGGGAATTGGCAGATGACGGTATTCCCGAACCGAAGCCGGGGCTTGTGACGGATGCCCACGGGGGCATTCTGTTTATTGATGAAATAGGGGAATTGGATCCTATCCTTCTGAATAAGCTTCTTAAGGTGCTGGAAGATAAAAGGGTGCCTTTCGAATCGGCATACTATGATGAAGAAAATCCCTATGTGCCGGCGTATATCAAAAAATTATTCCGCGACGGCGCACCTGCTGATTTCATTCTCATTGGTGCGACTACACGGGAGCCGCAGGAAATCAATCCCGCTATCCGTTCGCGGTGCGCGGAAGTATTCTTTGAACCGCTTCGGCCGGAAGATGTAGAAACCATCGTAAAAAATGCGGCGGAGAAATTGAAAGTGTCTTTGGAAGACGGTGTGGCGGAAATGATCAGTGAATACACCATGGAAGGCAGAAAAGCGGTAAATCTTCTTGCCGATGCGTACAGTCTGGTAGTATATGAAGCGGGCGGGGCGGGGAAAAATTTTATTTCCCGAGAAATCATGCGCCGCACGGCAAGGGGAAGCCGCCTTACCGTATCGCATCATAAAATGGCATCGGACGTGCCGGAAGTGGGGCATGTTTTCGGACTGGGCGTTTCGGGATTTTCAGGAAGCACTATTGAGATTGAAGCGGCGGCATATCCTGCCAAAGAAGCGGGGAAGGGGACGCTCCATTTTAATAATACAGCAGGATCTATGGCAAAAGATTCCGTGGCAACGGCGGCATCGGTGGTACGCAGGCTTACCGATAAAAATCTGGGCGATTACGATCTCCATGTGAATGTGATCGGCGGAGGGAATGTTGACGGTCCTTCGGCAGGGTGCGCTGTCACGGCAGCCATTATTTCCGCGGTGGAACAAAAACCGCTTCGCCAGGATTGGGCTGTAACGGGGGAAATTTCTTTGTCCGGAGAAATCAAACCGGTAGGCGGCGTTTATGAAAAGGCGTTTGGCGCTCATCAGGCGGGGATGAAAGGACTTATTATTCCGGCGGAAAATAAGGAAGATATCGGGGAAACTCATTTCGGCATGGAAGTGGCGGCAGTACGGACAATTGATGATGTATTGGATAAAATACTTGTGAAATAA
- the dnaB gene encoding replicative DNA helicase, with translation MAATERGGKNRGKQKNDTETLILGRMPPQNIEAEMAVLGAMLLDKDAIEVAENMLHPEDFYREQDAIIYQAVLNLSRAGKSADILTVTEELRRMGRLDDVGGIMYVNELPEHVITTKGIERHVDIVSGKAKLRRLIDTAGDIAEAAYTEENTVEEIVDDAERAILQVAREQNVKGFTPVGEAVQHTLEDITRKYQNHELITGLATGFAKLDAFTNGFQKGNLIIVAARPSMGKTAIVLNMAKNMSLSSARKTVAFFSLEMGRDELVQRLLSSTALIEGQRLKTGRINTEQEWKNLSSAVSVFMEAPLYIDDTPAVTVAQIRARCRRLKAEHGLDAVMIDYLQLMTSRNVRNNDSRQQEISEISRSLKSLARELEVPVIALSQLSRGPDARPNHRPLLSDLRESGSIEQDADLVCFLYREAYYNKEIEEGDPRQNETELILAKNRNGPVGIIKMFFAGQYTLFYEATNQEAPPDVE, from the coding sequence ATGGCTGCAACAGAACGCGGAGGCAAAAACCGGGGCAAACAGAAAAATGATACCGAAACGCTCATATTGGGACGGATGCCTCCACAGAATATAGAAGCGGAAATGGCAGTTCTCGGCGCGATGCTTCTGGACAAAGATGCCATTGAAGTGGCGGAAAACATGCTGCATCCCGAGGATTTCTACCGTGAGCAGGATGCGATCATTTATCAGGCGGTTCTGAATTTGTCCCGCGCAGGGAAAAGCGCAGATATCCTGACGGTCACGGAAGAGCTGCGCCGCATGGGGCGCCTTGATGATGTGGGCGGCATTATGTATGTCAATGAGCTGCCGGAGCACGTAATTACCACGAAGGGGATTGAACGCCATGTGGATATCGTGTCGGGAAAAGCGAAGCTCCGCCGTCTGATCGATACGGCGGGGGATATTGCGGAAGCTGCGTATACCGAAGAGAATACGGTGGAAGAAATTGTAGATGATGCGGAACGCGCTATTCTCCAGGTTGCCAGGGAGCAAAATGTGAAGGGTTTTACTCCTGTGGGAGAAGCGGTTCAGCATACATTGGAAGATATTACAAGAAAGTACCAGAATCATGAGCTGATCACGGGACTGGCGACGGGATTTGCCAAATTGGACGCGTTTACAAACGGGTTCCAAAAAGGAAATTTGATTATCGTGGCAGCGCGCCCGTCCATGGGGAAGACGGCGATCGTTCTTAATATGGCAAAGAATATGAGCCTTTCTTCCGCGCGGAAAACAGTGGCGTTTTTCTCTCTTGAAATGGGGCGTGATGAACTGGTCCAGCGTCTTTTGAGTTCCACCGCGCTGATTGAGGGCCAGCGGCTCAAGACGGGCCGCATCAATACGGAGCAGGAATGGAAAAACCTTTCTTCCGCAGTGAGCGTATTTATGGAAGCGCCGCTGTACATAGATGATACTCCGGCCGTGACAGTGGCGCAGATCCGCGCCAGATGCCGGCGCCTGAAAGCGGAACATGGCTTGGATGCGGTCATGATTGACTATCTCCAGCTCATGACGAGCCGGAATGTAAGGAATAATGACAGCCGCCAGCAGGAAATTTCAGAGATTTCCCGCTCTTTAAAGAGCCTGGCAAGAGAACTGGAAGTGCCTGTTATCGCCTTGTCCCAGCTTTCCCGTGGACCTGACGCAAGACCGAACCACCGTCCCTTGCTCTCCGATCTGCGCGAATCCGGCTCTATCGAACAGGATGCGGATCTGGTCTGCTTTCTCTATCGCGAGGCTTACTATAACAAGGAAATTGAAGAAGGAGATCCCCGGCAGAATGAAACGGAACTCATTTTGGCTAAAAACAGAAACGGTCCTGTGGGAATTATCAAAATGTTTTTTGCCGGGCAGTATACACTTTTCTATGAGGCGACGAATCAGGAAGCGCCGCCGGATGTGGAATAA
- a CDS encoding uracil-DNA glycosylase, producing MDLWGNEDEDEYRARKRAEIFSSSYHFENYGMLENAIHRCRLCPLCNEGGRGPVLSTGPVDAPLMIVGEGPGGVEDEYGGPLVGPSGQLLDKALLSVGITRDHVYVTNIVKCRPRGNRTPTIAEGNECGRRWLAEEIRLLQPKVIIALGKVALRFFLGHDAGIIRSRGHWIDYKGIPVMPTFHPAYLLRQTGEGLKEAKWQVYYDLKAAKDRAAEAVPGWVWKSDTPPDLLEELKEVREKRMGISSAF from the coding sequence ATGGATCTTTGGGGGAATGAAGACGAAGACGAATACAGAGCGCGGAAACGGGCGGAAATATTCAGTTCGTCTTATCATTTCGAGAATTACGGAATGTTGGAAAACGCCATCCACCGGTGCCGGCTCTGCCCTCTTTGCAATGAGGGCGGCCGCGGTCCCGTGCTGTCTACCGGTCCGGTTGACGCGCCTTTGATGATCGTTGGAGAAGGCCCCGGCGGTGTGGAAGATGAGTACGGCGGGCCGTTGGTCGGGCCGTCAGGACAGCTGCTGGATAAAGCTCTTTTGTCGGTAGGGATTACGCGTGACCATGTATATGTCACAAATATCGTAAAATGCCGCCCCAGGGGAAACCGCACGCCTACTATTGCAGAGGGAAATGAATGCGGCAGACGGTGGCTGGCGGAAGAAATACGCCTCCTGCAGCCGAAAGTTATCATCGCTCTCGGAAAAGTGGCGCTCCGTTTCTTTCTGGGGCATGATGCGGGTATTATCCGTTCCCGCGGCCATTGGATTGATTACAAGGGCATCCCCGTCATGCCGACTTTCCATCCGGCATACCTGCTCCGCCAGACGGGAGAGGGATTGAAAGAAGCGAAATGGCAGGTCTACTATGACCTGAAAGCGGCAAAAGACAGGGCTGCGGAAGCCGTGCCCGGCTGGGTGTGGAAAAGCGATACGCCTCCTGATCTGCTGGAAGAATTAAAAGAGGTCCGGGAGAAAAGGATGGGCATATCTTCTGCTTTTTGA
- a CDS encoding VOC family protein — MRISKLDHLVLVTSDLSRCVSFYRDLLHMEVEEKDGRFALRFGTSKINIHTCPGEFQPAAERPVPGSLDICFVTEEPLERLLDELKEEKAPLVTDIVERHGALGKMRSLYLRDPDGNLVEIAEYRKGGQHAYHQSG; from the coding sequence ATGCGTATTTCAAAGCTGGACCATCTGGTGCTGGTGACAAGCGATTTATCCCGGTGTGTTTCCTTTTATCGGGATCTGCTTCATATGGAAGTGGAAGAAAAAGACGGCCGGTTTGCTCTTCGGTTCGGCACATCAAAAATCAATATCCATACCTGTCCCGGAGAATTCCAGCCGGCGGCGGAAAGGCCTGTGCCGGGGAGTCTGGATATCTGTTTCGTGACGGAGGAACCATTGGAAAGGCTTCTGGATGAGCTGAAAGAAGAAAAGGCGCCGCTGGTGACGGATATCGTGGAAAGGCATGGCGCCCTGGGGAAAATGAGGAGCCTGTATCTGCGTGATCCGGATGGAAATCTGGTGGAAATTGCGGAATACAGAAAAGGAGGTCAGCATGCTTACCATCAATCAGGCTGA
- a CDS encoding nitroreductase family protein — protein sequence MDEIFKRGTCRHFKELTPVAKEDLLTLVKAGMQARACGNQEAREFIIVTRDDLVKAISHNSLVAGPARKASAAIVIVGKKENISFPEEWSFDCAAAAENILIEAEHLGLGSIWLQVYPYADRKAHLLNILDIPAEMEPFCIIAIGYAERKPVRMNRYNERIIYNDLYGSRKK from the coding sequence ATGGATGAAATTTTCAAAAGAGGCACCTGCCGCCACTTCAAGGAACTGACTCCCGTTGCTAAAGAAGACCTGCTGACCCTTGTAAAAGCAGGTATGCAGGCTCGTGCCTGCGGCAACCAGGAAGCCCGCGAATTCATCATCGTCACAAGAGATGACCTGGTAAAAGCGATTTCCCACAACAGCCTTGTAGCGGGCCCTGCCCGTAAAGCAAGTGCCGCCATCGTCATCGTCGGCAAAAAGGAAAATATCTCTTTTCCCGAAGAATGGTCCTTTGACTGCGCCGCCGCCGCGGAAAACATTCTCATCGAAGCGGAACATCTGGGTCTCGGATCAATCTGGCTCCAGGTATATCCCTATGCTGACCGCAAAGCACATCTTTTAAATATTCTTGATATCCCCGCGGAAATGGAACCGTTCTGTATCATCGCCATCGGTTACGCGGAGCGGAAACCTGTCCGCATGAACCGTTATAATGAACGGATCATTTATAATGACCTCTACGGATCACGCAAGAAATAA
- a CDS encoding sodium:proton antiporter codes for MMEFNSSFYFSIFIFLLTYAGIMSERIPRSLCALLGAGLVVYSGLVTQEMALRHFIDFNTIGLLAGMMILIGVVKKSGFFEAMALWSVKISKGRPKELLIILGLITGFCASFMDAVTAVLLITPMTISLCRRIHVTPIPTLIAEILLSNIGGSGTMVGDPPNVMIGSATHLVFNDFAMNTGPIALLNVAACIIYLEIIYGKELPKTEMTAEELGKISISSVITDYSILKKSVTILALTIFGFIVHNLIGIESATIALTGGVLAILACSVDPHEIFRDVDWDSLFFFIGLFIVVGGLETTGVINALAQAGISAVGGDPEALTFTILWLSGIASAFIDNIPFTATMIPLIHNMQDLLGLAHADYMWWALSIGACYGGNGTIIGASPNVIVAALAAKEGYNITFGHFMLKCFPMMLVTLLTSTIYLYVRYFLFGTP; via the coding sequence ATGATGGAGTTTAACAGCAGTTTTTATTTTTCCATTTTTATTTTTCTATTGACCTATGCGGGGATCATGTCCGAAAGGATTCCCCGTTCTCTCTGCGCTCTTCTCGGTGCGGGGCTGGTCGTATACAGCGGATTGGTCACACAGGAGATGGCGCTCCGGCATTTCATCGATTTCAACACCATCGGTCTCCTGGCAGGCATGATGATCTTAATCGGCGTCGTAAAGAAATCAGGCTTCTTTGAGGCGATGGCGCTTTGGTCCGTAAAGATTTCGAAAGGCCGCCCGAAAGAACTCCTGATTATCCTCGGCTTGATTACCGGCTTCTGCGCCTCTTTCATGGATGCCGTCACTGCTGTACTCCTCATCACTCCCATGACGATTTCCCTCTGCCGCCGTATCCATGTCACCCCGATCCCCACTTTGATCGCAGAAATCCTTCTTTCCAATATTGGCGGTTCCGGCACGATGGTCGGCGATCCGCCAAATGTCATGATCGGTTCCGCGACACATCTCGTATTTAATGATTTTGCCATGAATACCGGTCCCATCGCCCTGCTTAACGTAGCAGCATGCATTATTTATCTGGAAATCATTTACGGCAAGGAGCTCCCGAAAACAGAAATGACCGCGGAAGAACTGGGGAAGATCAGTATTTCTTCCGTCATTACGGACTATTCCATTCTCAAGAAATCCGTCACCATTCTGGCTTTGACCATTTTCGGCTTCATCGTCCACAATCTTATCGGTATCGAATCGGCAACGATCGCCCTCACAGGCGGTGTGCTTGCCATCCTTGCCTGCAGTGTGGATCCTCATGAAATATTCCGTGATGTGGACTGGGATTCTCTCTTCTTCTTTATCGGTCTCTTCATTGTCGTAGGCGGCCTTGAAACGACAGGCGTTATCAACGCCCTCGCCCAGGCAGGCATCAGTGCGGTCGGCGGTGACCCGGAAGCCCTTACTTTCACCATTCTCTGGCTTTCCGGCATCGCTTCCGCATTCATCGATAATATCCCTTTCACGGCTACCATGATCCCCCTAATCCACAATATGCAGGATCTTTTAGGTTTGGCCCACGCGGACTATATGTGGTGGGCGCTTTCTATCGGCGCGTGCTACGGCGGCAACGGCACCATCATTGGCGCTTCCCCGAACGTCATCGTCGCCGCTCTTGCGGCAAAAGAAGGGTACAATATTACTTTCGGCCACTTCATGTTGAAATGTTTCCCCATGATGCTCGTAACTCTTCTCACATCCACCATTTATCTTTATGTCAGGTACTTCCTATTCGGCACTCCGTAA
- a CDS encoding Pr6Pr family membrane protein, translating into MEIALIYRWAVFILLVLGLILLMKHGVLTPFVFWSRIQYYTFSTFTLFFIWLGATLFKADIPFLYTADCRYIVAAGLVTLSVMYHIIVRPGAIRTHRLNDISYEHFSFYNYIFHYFIPVLMTADYLFFVDKTELHWHIMISWMIYPALYVVFVYWRAWMTIVTHGTSHLYPYTFMDPRMNDVFSITKGCLKVGFQFFLIGICVYAAGKGLYLLDIPPAAWTYNG; encoded by the coding sequence ATGGAAATAGCGCTGATTTACCGGTGGGCCGTTTTTATCCTGCTGGTGTTAGGACTTATATTGCTCATGAAGCACGGGGTGCTTACGCCTTTCGTGTTTTGGTCGCGGATACAGTATTATACGTTTTCCACGTTCACGCTTTTCTTTATTTGGCTGGGCGCCACGCTTTTCAAAGCTGACATCCCGTTTCTTTACACGGCGGACTGCCGCTATATCGTGGCTGCCGGACTGGTGACATTGTCGGTCATGTATCACATCATCGTCCGCCCCGGTGCGATACGTACCCATAGGCTGAATGACATAAGCTATGAGCATTTTTCTTTCTATAACTATATATTTCACTATTTCATTCCCGTGCTGATGACGGCAGACTACTTATTCTTTGTGGATAAGACGGAACTTCACTGGCATATTATGATTTCCTGGATGATATATCCCGCGCTTTATGTGGTATTCGTTTACTGGCGGGCATGGATGACCATCGTGACACACGGGACGTCCCATTTATATCCTTATACATTTATGGATCCCCGTATGAATGATGTTTTTTCCATTACGAAGGGATGCCTGAAAGTGGGATTCCAGTTTTTCCTTATCGGCATCTGTGTTTATGCAGCGGGGAAAGGCCTTTATCTCCTGGATATACCGCCGGCTGCATGGACTTATAACGGATAA
- a CDS encoding SLC13 family permease encodes MDPAIITLCVLAVAAFLFITELIPLAVTAMAACTALGILGVLPSKQVYAGLSNSTVVLFGGMFVIGAAMFKTGLAEAIGIAVVKKAGTNQVPLMAAIMLVTIALSAVSSNTGTVACLMPVIIGICQAANISPSKELMPLAIAANVGGTITMIGTPPNVIVTGALTAAGLPTFGFFEFAYIGIPLSIIIVLYTLFIGRHFVPDKQAGAMDEEAVKAAAEEAGASGDSAPKSKTKMWISGIILLGVVACMALGLKTLPLHTAAVTGAILCVVTGCLKEKEAYAGIDWVTIFLFAGMLSVASAMEKTGAGKMIADTVVNMMGENPNPYVLTAVLFLISNVLTQFMSNTASAALLAPIGISIAQSIGADPKPVLMALGIAASMAFATPMATPPNTLVLGPGGFSFNDYVKVGVPMCLISLVASVIIIPIFWPF; translated from the coding sequence ATGGATCCAGCCATTATTACGCTGTGCGTCCTTGCTGTTGCGGCATTTCTGTTTATTACAGAATTGATCCCGCTGGCAGTCACAGCCATGGCAGCTTGTACTGCCTTAGGTATTTTGGGCGTCCTGCCGTCAAAGCAGGTTTATGCCGGTTTGTCCAATTCTACCGTAGTTCTCTTCGGCGGTATGTTCGTTATCGGCGCCGCTATGTTTAAAACAGGTCTTGCGGAAGCGATCGGCATCGCCGTAGTCAAGAAAGCGGGCACCAACCAGGTTCCGCTCATGGCGGCAATCATGCTCGTTACCATTGCCCTTTCTGCCGTATCTTCCAATACGGGAACGGTAGCCTGCCTCATGCCAGTTATTATCGGTATCTGCCAGGCGGCGAATATTTCTCCGTCGAAAGAGCTGATGCCTCTGGCAATCGCTGCCAACGTAGGCGGCACCATCACCATGATCGGTACCCCGCCAAACGTTATCGTTACAGGCGCTCTGACCGCAGCAGGCCTGCCGACTTTTGGATTCTTCGAATTTGCTTATATCGGCATTCCGCTGTCTATCATCATTGTGCTCTACACACTGTTCATCGGCCGTCATTTTGTGCCTGATAAGCAGGCCGGCGCAATGGATGAAGAAGCGGTAAAGGCTGCAGCCGAAGAAGCAGGTGCTTCCGGCGACAGTGCTCCGAAGAGCAAAACAAAGATGTGGATTTCCGGGATCATCCTTCTGGGCGTAGTAGCCTGCATGGCCCTCGGTCTGAAGACGCTGCCGCTGCACACCGCGGCGGTAACCGGTGCCATTCTCTGTGTAGTTACAGGCTGCCTGAAAGAAAAAGAAGCCTATGCGGGGATTGACTGGGTAACCATTTTCCTCTTCGCCGGCATGCTTTCCGTAGCAAGCGCTATGGAAAAGACAGGCGCAGGCAAGATGATCGCGGATACTGTTGTAAATATGATGGGGGAAAATCCGAACCCCTATGTATTGACAGCAGTACTGTTCCTTATCTCTAACGTACTGACCCAGTTCATGTCCAACACGGCGTCGGCAGCGCTCCTGGCACCGATTGGTATTTCCATTGCCCAGTCTATCGGCGCAGATCCGAAACCGGTTCTGATGGCACTTGGTATCGCGGCTTCCATGGCATTTGCCACACCGATGGCAACGCCTCCGAACACCCTCGTACTGGGACCGGGCGGATTCTCCTTCAATGACTATGTCAAGGTCGGCGTTCCGATGTGCCTGATTTCCCTGGTGGCTTCTGTAATCATTATTCCGATTTTCTGGCCATTCTAA
- a CDS encoding OadG family protein: protein MDTPGPLSICLTNMVIVFGVLIFLAFVIELIHIVDPTKKKK from the coding sequence ATGGATACTCCAGGCCCACTTTCCATTTGTCTTACTAACATGGTTATCGTATTTGGTGTTTTGATCTTTTTGGCTTTTGTCATCGAGCTGATTCATATCGTTGACCCGACAAAAAAGAAAAAATAA
- a CDS encoding sodium ion-translocating decarboxylase subunit beta, whose protein sequence is MDGFMRALVSVWTDSGFSNLTWENCVMILVGLVLLYLSIAKEYEPLLLLPIAFGCIMANFPNTGFNDEMGVMMAIGFGIKYEIFPPLIFMGVGAMTDFGPLLANPKTMLLGAAAQIGVFVALAGAMMLGFNVQQASAIGIIGGADGPTAIYLASKLAPDLLGAIAVAAYSYMSLVPLIQPPIMKLMTTKEQRKIKMVNLRPVSHFEKVLFPIVVAIVVSLLLPPVAALMGCLCMGNLFEVSGVTARLSDTAQNALINIVTIFLATGTGLTMSGDKFLRIQTIEIICLGLIAFATGTAGGVLFGQIMRIASGNKINPLIGSAGVSAVPMAARVSQVVGLKDNPSNYLLMQAMGPNVAGVIGTAVAAGTMLAQFGG, encoded by the coding sequence ATGGATGGTTTTATGAGAGCACTTGTTTCCGTATGGACAGATTCCGGATTTTCCAATCTGACATGGGAAAACTGTGTCATGATTTTAGTAGGACTTGTTTTACTTTATTTATCAATTGCGAAGGAATATGAACCTTTGCTGCTGCTCCCAATCGCGTTCGGCTGCATCATGGCCAACTTCCCGAATACCGGGTTCAATGATGAAATGGGCGTCATGATGGCCATTGGATTTGGGATCAAGTATGAAATTTTCCCGCCCCTTATTTTCATGGGGGTAGGTGCGATGACCGACTTCGGTCCGCTGTTGGCCAACCCAAAGACCATGCTTCTCGGCGCAGCTGCCCAGATCGGCGTATTCGTTGCGCTGGCAGGCGCTATGATGCTCGGCTTCAATGTGCAGCAGGCTTCTGCTATCGGCATCATCGGCGGTGCTGACGGTCCGACCGCGATTTATCTGGCGTCCAAGCTGGCACCTGATCTCTTAGGTGCTATTGCCGTGGCGGCATACAGCTATATGTCCCTGGTTCCGCTCATCCAGCCCCCGATTATGAAGCTGATGACGACCAAGGAACAGAGAAAGATCAAGATGGTCAACCTTCGTCCGGTAAGCCACTTTGAAAAGGTATTATTTCCGATCGTCGTAGCCATCGTCGTATCCCTGCTTCTGCCTCCGGTAGCGGCACTGATGGGCTGCCTGTGCATGGGGAACCTGTTCGAAGTATCCGGCGTAACGGCAAGACTGTCCGACACCGCGCAGAATGCGTTGATCAATATCGTCACTATCTTCCTGGCGACAGGCACAGGCTTGACGATGTCCGGTGACAAATTCCTCAGAATCCAGACGATTGAAATCATCTGCCTTGGTCTGATTGCCTTTGCGACAGGCACGGCAGGCGGCGTCCTCTTTGGACAGATCATGAGAATTGCATCAGGGAACAAGATCAACCCGCTCATCGGTTCGGCAGGCGTATCAGCTGTACCGATGGCAGCACGTGTATCCCAGGTGGTAGGATTGAAAGACAACCCGTCGAACTACTTGCTGATGCAGGCGATGGGTCCGAACGTAGCAGGGGTTATCGGCACTGCCGTAGCGGCAGGCACCATGCTGGCACAGTTCGGAGGCTGA